From Cytophagales bacterium, a single genomic window includes:
- a CDS encoding DUF1016 domain-containing protein gives MKFEQLIESIELTQNSLQQKALSTVNQLATIRNWLIGYYIVEFEQKGEERAKYGNKLLQTLSNELHKKKLKGFSVTNLRLFRQFYSVYPQIHQALPDVLSLEIHQPLADQLKIGNIQPMAEQLELQISQPPADQSDKTVQVSGGKLLQHFSFRHFTKRQQRYIFVIFYNANNFPIIFHIFEKENDYKCFPL, from the coding sequence ATGAAATTTGAGCAGTTAATAGAATCCATTGAGCTTACACAAAACTCCTTACAGCAAAAAGCATTAAGTACGGTAAATCAGTTGGCTACCATCCGTAATTGGCTTATTGGTTACTACATTGTTGAATTTGAGCAAAAGGGTGAAGAAAGAGCTAAATATGGCAATAAGCTGTTACAAACCTTATCAAATGAGTTGCACAAAAAGAAATTGAAAGGTTTTTCTGTTACTAATCTTAGATTGTTCAGACAGTTTTACTCCGTATATCCGCAAATTCATCAGGCACTGCCTGATGTTTTGAGTTTGGAAATTCATCAGCCACTGGCTGACCAATTGAAAATCGGGAATATTCAGCCAATGGCTGAACAATTAGAATTACAGATTAGTCAGCCACCGGCTGACCAATCTGATAAAACTGTTCAGGTATCGGGAGGAAAGCTATTGCAGCACTTTTCTTTCAGGCATTTTACGAAACGTCAGCAACGCTACATTTTTGTTATATTTTACAATGCAAACAATTTTCCAATTATTTTCCACATTTTTGAGAAAGAAAATGATTATAAATGTTTCCCTTTGTGA
- a CDS encoding DUF1016 domain-containing protein produces the protein MKLEQLIESIELTQNSLQQKALSAVNQLATIRNWLIGYYIVEFEQKGEERAKYGDKLLKTLSKELKNQQVVVNIEDTIWNKSN, from the coding sequence ATGAAATTAGAGCAGTTAATAGAATCCATTGAGCTTACACAAAACTCCTTACAGCAAAAGGCATTAAGCGCGGTAAATCAGTTGGCTACCATCCGTAATTGGCTGATTGGCTACTACATTGTTGAATTTGAGCAAAAGGGTGAAGAAAGGGCTAAGTATGGGGATAAGCTACTAAAAACACTCTCAAAAGAATTGAAAAATCAGCAAGTAGTTGTAAATATTGAAGATACCATATGGAATAAATCAAATTAG
- a CDS encoding restriction endonuclease, protein MAIIKVYSYDRKQSVEVEIDNISSPEYESIRKKLTQLLEEEQAYKAIAKSFIYAVQICPLANPSDIWQHIIYRIYLDCGRNEQSWKRASGQAFEEAFIALYNPHFIEYGVRLVVLTKLSASNALFQMGLQGKIAPSKMDIAIEGDCGTGNKNWKILGVIHAKTSIAERIKDDAPASKIIMNKGFLSTCITLDSKSFPPPHGDAINYGELGGRVPDKLNISVQPKRDYFEVDGDFTNCYSYNLRTPPSPEITRSGFRINTLSFSEDQPDKFVRDTLSFWNVKKHELCV, encoded by the coding sequence ATGGCTATAATTAAAGTTTATAGTTATGATCGTAAGCAGAGCGTTGAGGTTGAAATTGATAATATTTCATCTCCGGAATATGAATCCATTAGAAAAAAACTCACTCAACTTCTGGAAGAAGAACAAGCATATAAAGCTATAGCAAAATCATTTATTTACGCAGTACAAATCTGTCCATTAGCTAATCCAAGTGATATATGGCAACATATTATTTATAGAATTTATCTTGATTGCGGCAGAAATGAACAAAGCTGGAAAAGGGCAAGCGGACAGGCATTCGAAGAAGCGTTTATTGCTCTTTACAATCCCCACTTTATTGAATATGGAGTAAGATTAGTTGTGTTAACCAAATTATCTGCTTCCAATGCCTTATTCCAAATGGGTTTACAGGGTAAAATTGCCCCTTCAAAAATGGATATTGCAATTGAAGGTGATTGTGGTACCGGAAATAAAAATTGGAAGATTCTCGGAGTGATTCATGCAAAAACAAGTATCGCAGAAAGAATAAAAGATGATGCCCCTGCCAGTAAAATTATTATGAATAAAGGATTTCTCTCTACCTGTATTACGCTTGATTCCAAATCCTTTCCTCCTCCGCATGGAGATGCTATAAACTATGGTGAACTTGGGGGTCGTGTCCCTGATAAACTAAATATATCCGTTCAACCAAAGAGAGATTATTTTGAAGTGGATGGGGATTTTACTAACTGCTATTCCTATAATTTACGCACACCGCCTAGCCCTGAAATAACCCGATCAGGGTTTAGAATAAATACATTATCTTTTTCTGAAGATCAGCCAGATAAATTTGTAAGAGACACTTTAAGTTTTTGGAATGTTAAGAAGCATGAATTATGTGTATAG
- a CDS encoding PhoH family protein has protein sequence MVEKIITLDNVSLVDFLGIENHNIKQIAASFPQSKIVSRGNEIKIKGSPPEIIRINDILNGLIAHYQKYGKITPENIKTYLDKTSQDLSSAPEEEIIIYGNKGIAIKPRTGNQAKLVKSVQKNDLVFVIGPAGTGKTYISVALAAGALKNKEVKRIIITRPAVEAGENLGFLPGDMKEKVDPFLRPVYDALNDMVPPEKLKYYQENHIIEIAPLAYMRGRTLSNAFILLDEAQNTTTMQIKMFMTRMGANSKMIITGDPTQIDLPKDQKSGLIEAMAILKNIKDISYVKLDSSDVIRHRLVKDIVDAYGKWTPKK, from the coding sequence TTGGTAGAAAAAATTATCACACTTGACAATGTATCTCTGGTGGATTTTCTCGGTATAGAAAATCATAATATCAAACAGATAGCGGCTTCGTTCCCACAAAGTAAAATTGTTTCCAGAGGTAATGAAATAAAAATAAAGGGAAGCCCGCCTGAAATAATCAGGATCAACGATATATTGAATGGGCTTATTGCCCATTATCAAAAGTATGGAAAAATAACCCCGGAAAATATAAAAACTTATCTTGACAAGACTTCCCAGGACTTAAGCAGCGCCCCTGAAGAGGAAATTATAATTTATGGAAATAAAGGCATAGCCATTAAGCCAAGAACAGGAAACCAGGCAAAGCTTGTTAAAAGCGTTCAAAAAAATGATCTTGTATTTGTAATTGGACCGGCAGGTACGGGGAAGACCTATATTTCAGTAGCCCTGGCTGCAGGAGCTTTAAAAAACAAGGAAGTAAAAAGAATAATCATTACAAGGCCGGCAGTTGAAGCCGGTGAGAATTTAGGATTTTTACCGGGAGATATGAAGGAAAAGGTTGATCCCTTTTTAAGGCCTGTCTATGATGCATTAAACGATATGGTTCCTCCTGAAAAGCTGAAGTATTACCAGGAAAACCACATCATTGAAATTGCCCCCCTGGCATATATGCGGGGCAGAACATTGAGCAATGCCTTTATCTTGCTCGATGAAGCACAAAACACCACTACCATGCAAATAAAGATGTTCATGACCAGGATGGGCGCTAACTCAAAAATGATCATCACAGGAGACCCTACCCAGATCGACCTGCCAAAAGATCAAAAATCAGGTTTGATAGAGGCTATGGCTATTTTGAAAAATATAAAAGATATAAGTTACGTAAAATTGGACTCCAGCGATGTGATCAGGCATAGGTTGGTGAAAGATATTGTAGATGCCTATGGAAAATGGACTCCTAAAAAGTAA
- a CDS encoding SAM-dependent chlorinase/fluorinase: protein MPLITFLSDFGDKDHYIAAVKAKIYSSIPNASIVDISHSVEAWNIAYGAYILHAVFREFPENTIHIVSINSLDQREDKFISIKLENHYFIGADNGLFSLISDKKPDIIVELSSSPLITPSPPESEKRGTGETESSKTKRFTDSPIHRLTDSVRNSGERDLGLAASTAFPEKDIFAPAAIILANEGNIRDLGQKIKSMKQMLNRQLKVTKDQLSGQVIHIDSYGNLVTNIDVNTFERCKKGRKYKIAFGSEIIENISKVYNQVEGGECVCLFNSNALLEIAFNKWNASEALYLTYDSVVTVTFYTK from the coding sequence ATGCCATTGATCACTTTTCTATCGGATTTTGGAGATAAGGATCACTACATTGCTGCGGTAAAAGCAAAGATCTACAGCTCAATTCCCAACGCTTCAATCGTAGATATTAGTCATTCGGTTGAGGCGTGGAATATAGCATATGGAGCCTATATCCTTCATGCTGTCTTTAGGGAATTCCCTGAAAATACGATCCATATTGTATCAATCAATTCTCTTGACCAAAGAGAAGACAAATTTATTTCTATAAAGTTAGAAAATCATTATTTTATAGGAGCCGACAATGGATTATTTTCTTTGATAAGTGATAAAAAACCTGATATAATAGTAGAATTATCCAGCAGCCCCCTTATAACTCCAAGCCCCCCTGAATCGGAGAAACGGGGAACCGGAGAAACGGAGAGCAGTAAAACGAAGCGATTCACCGATTCACCGATTCACCGACTCACCGATTCGGTAAGAAATAGTGGCGAGAGGGATTTAGGGCTGGCTGCATCAACTGCTTTTCCTGAAAAAGACATTTTTGCACCCGCTGCCATCATTTTAGCCAATGAGGGCAATATCCGGGATCTGGGACAGAAAATTAAAAGCATGAAACAAATGCTTAACCGGCAATTGAAGGTTACAAAAGACCAACTATCAGGACAGGTGATACATATAGACAGCTATGGAAACCTGGTAACCAATATTGACGTAAACACCTTTGAAAGGTGTAAAAAAGGAAGAAAATATAAGATAGCTTTTGGAAGTGAAATTATTGAAAATATTTCAAAAGTATATAATCAGGTAGAAGGGGGCGAATGTGTATGTCTGTTTAACAGCAATGCTTTGCTCGAAATAGCTTTTAACAAATGGAACGCCTCGGAAGCGCTATACCTGACGTATGATTCTGTAGTAACTGTAACATTTTATACTAAGTAA
- a CDS encoding helix-turn-helix domain-containing protein, with translation METLMYSIIKTDRQYNEYCNVLEELLAQDKKAVSDEIELLTLLIEKWDTEHNSFDDLNPVELIKALMEENNLKPKDLIEILDLSKGTVSKILNYHKGLSKETIRKLSAYFKVSQEAFNRSYKLVNEVNRYFRNASPMNTEKETENAVVV, from the coding sequence ATGGAAACATTAATGTACTCCATCATCAAAACCGATAGGCAATACAATGAGTATTGCAACGTTCTTGAAGAACTTTTAGCTCAGGATAAAAAAGCTGTGTCTGATGAAATTGAACTGCTTACCCTCTTGATTGAAAAATGGGATACGGAGCATAATTCATTTGATGATCTTAACCCTGTTGAGTTAATTAAAGCTTTGATGGAAGAAAACAACCTGAAACCCAAAGACCTTATTGAAATCTTAGATTTGTCTAAAGGAACGGTTTCCAAAATATTGAACTATCATAAGGGGCTTTCTAAAGAAACCATTCGTAAGCTATCCGCTTATTTCAAGGTTTCTCAAGAGGCTTTTAACCGTTCTTATAAATTGGTAAATGAGGTGAACAGGTATTTTCGTAATGCAAGCCCGATGAACACAGAAAAAGAAACAGAAAACGCTGTTGTTGTTTAA